The following proteins come from a genomic window of Terribacillus aidingensis:
- a CDS encoding type 1 glutamine amidotransferase family protein, which translates to MQTKKVFLYVFNTMSDWEYGYLIAELNSGRYFRKDLAPLKVMTVGDNKELITTMGGLSIKPDISLDECTFEAKDLLILPGGTTWSEKIHQPILERIGQALKLGTIVAAICGATEGLANMGYLDTRKHTSNNLEYTKMVCPNYKGEKFYELESTVSDANLVTASGIAPLEFAMEVLKKIDVFTPDALHSWYNLNKTHKPEYFFQLMNSIN; encoded by the coding sequence ATGCAAACAAAAAAAGTTTTTCTATATGTATTTAATACCATGTCGGACTGGGAATATGGATATTTAATTGCTGAACTAAACTCAGGAAGATATTTCAGAAAAGATTTAGCGCCTCTTAAAGTAATGACAGTAGGAGATAATAAGGAATTGATTACTACTATGGGGGGACTGAGCATAAAACCAGATATTTCCCTTGATGAATGCACTTTTGAGGCTAAAGATCTTTTAATTTTACCAGGAGGTACTACTTGGAGTGAAAAAATTCATCAACCTATCTTGGAAAGAATTGGCCAAGCTTTAAAGCTTGGCACTATTGTTGCTGCAATTTGTGGTGCAACTGAGGGCCTCGCGAATATGGGATACCTAGATACTAGAAAGCATACTAGTAATAACTTAGAGTATACTAAAATGGTATGTCCTAACTATAAGGGAGAAAAGTTCTATGAGTTGGAATCTACCGTATCTGATGCGAATTTAGTTACTGCATCAGGAATAGCTCCTCTGGAATTTGCAATGGAGGTACTGAAAAAAATAGATGTTTTTACACCAGATGCATTACATTCATGGTATAACCTAAATAAGACTCATAAACCTGAATACTTCTTTCAGTTAATGAATTCAATAAATTAA
- a CDS encoding LLM class flavin-dependent oxidoreductase, which produces MKLSVLDQAPIRRGSTPEEALQESVELALHAERLGYERYWFAEHHNTNGLVSVAPEIMATRIASATNTIKVGTGGVLLPQYSPLKVAETFHTIAGLFPGRVDLGVGRSPGGTEQTRSALADGAENGMGEFPRKLAELQGFLYNSLPREHPYRSVKASPRVSEPAPLWVLGLSEGSAKRAGELGIGYVFGHFISPAKPNAMPVYKDAFRPSVTREKPYGIVCIFVVCAETEEKAEELAESQDHWLLSVGKGRDTQVPSPELINKRQLTEEDKETIRQNRKRCVIGTPEKVRKELERLKEQYEADEFMLITNIYDKEAKWKSYELIKREVDHNIIM; this is translated from the coding sequence ATGAAGCTTAGCGTGCTAGATCAGGCACCGATCAGGAGAGGTTCAACGCCTGAGGAGGCATTGCAGGAAAGCGTGGAATTGGCTCTGCATGCGGAAAGATTAGGTTATGAGCGTTACTGGTTTGCGGAGCATCATAATACAAATGGTTTAGTGAGCGTCGCACCTGAAATCATGGCAACGCGGATTGCCAGTGCGACAAATACAATAAAAGTAGGAACAGGCGGCGTGCTGCTGCCGCAGTACAGCCCGCTGAAAGTGGCGGAAACATTTCATACAATAGCTGGACTTTTTCCAGGTCGAGTCGATCTTGGAGTTGGGCGTTCGCCTGGCGGAACGGAACAGACCCGGAGTGCTTTAGCAGATGGAGCAGAAAACGGGATGGGCGAATTCCCCAGAAAGCTTGCGGAGCTGCAAGGTTTCCTTTATAATTCCCTCCCGCGCGAGCATCCTTATCGTTCGGTAAAAGCTTCCCCGCGTGTCAGCGAACCGGCACCGCTATGGGTGCTTGGTTTGTCAGAGGGAAGTGCCAAGCGAGCAGGTGAATTGGGTATCGGCTATGTTTTTGGTCATTTCATCAGTCCTGCTAAGCCTAATGCTATGCCTGTATATAAGGATGCATTCCGTCCGTCTGTCACGAGGGAAAAGCCATATGGCATCGTTTGTATATTTGTCGTATGTGCTGAAACAGAAGAAAAGGCGGAAGAGTTAGCCGAGAGTCAGGATCACTGGCTGCTGAGTGTCGGGAAAGGACGCGATACACAAGTACCATCTCCGGAACTCATTAACAAACGCCAGCTGACAGAAGAGGATAAAGAAACAATCCGGCAAAACCGCAAGCGTTGTGTCATCGGAACTCCAGAAAAGGTAAGGAAAGAACTTGAAAGGCTGAAAGAGCAATATGAGGCGGATGAGTTCATGTTGATTACAAATATCTACGATAAAGAAGCTAAATGGAAATCATATGAACTTATCAAACGAGAGGTAGACCATAATATTATTATGTAA
- a CDS encoding 5'-3' exonuclease H3TH domain-containing protein produces the protein MKNHILLIDGMAILFRAFHATAYRNYFMINSKGMPTNGLHGFIRHLAAAVDHFEPTHVAACWDMGSKTFRSEMLDTYKGNREAPPVELIPQFEAVKQVAAGYGIPNIGLKNYEADDCIGTLASLYAAEGHQVTVLTGDQDMLQLVRPNIDVAIMRKGEGNYEIFQETSFFEQKGLTPAQIIDMKGLMGDSSDNYPGVKGIGEKTAIKLLTQYENIDKLLENLEELPAGVRKKIESDMDNLHLSRKLAAIHCEVPISCELEDAVWSVDEKQKQAMLEEFELTKLSRLLRAADQLAN, from the coding sequence ATGAAAAATCATATTTTACTAATAGACGGCATGGCGATTTTGTTCCGCGCATTTCATGCTACTGCTTACCGAAATTATTTTATGATCAATTCAAAAGGTATGCCGACAAATGGCTTGCATGGCTTTATCCGTCATTTGGCTGCTGCTGTCGATCACTTTGAACCGACACATGTTGCTGCCTGCTGGGATATGGGCTCAAAGACATTCCGCAGCGAAATGCTGGACACATACAAAGGGAATCGCGAGGCACCGCCTGTTGAGCTGATTCCTCAATTTGAAGCAGTGAAGCAGGTTGCAGCTGGATATGGTATCCCGAATATCGGATTGAAAAATTACGAAGCAGATGACTGCATCGGTACATTGGCTAGCCTTTATGCGGCAGAAGGACATCAGGTTACCGTTCTGACGGGTGATCAGGATATGCTGCAGCTCGTCCGGCCGAATATCGATGTTGCGATTATGCGAAAAGGTGAAGGCAACTACGAAATATTCCAGGAAACAAGCTTTTTCGAACAAAAGGGTCTGACGCCGGCTCAGATCATCGATATGAAAGGTTTGATGGGGGATAGCTCCGATAACTATCCTGGAGTCAAAGGTATTGGTGAAAAGACGGCTATCAAGCTGCTGACTCAATATGAAAATATCGATAAGCTGCTTGAGAACCTGGAGGAACTTCCAGCAGGAGTACGGAAGAAAATCGAATCTGATATGGATAACCTGCATTTGAGCAGAAAGCTTGCTGCTATCCATTGCGAGGTTCCAATCAGCTGTGAACTTGAAGATGCTGTTTGGTCCGTAGATGAGAAGCAGAAACAGGCCATGCTTGAGGAATTTGAACTGACAAAGCTAAGCCGTTTATTGCGTGCTGCTGACCAGCTGGCAAATTAA
- a CDS encoding LysR substrate-binding domain-containing protein encodes MELRQLRYFIEVAKREHMSEAAEYLLVAQSAISRQISNLEDELGVDLFEREGRNVKLTKIGRTFLSHIETAMQAIDYAKKQIDEHLDPERGSIKIGFPTSLAGQLLPTVIYSFKEAYPNIQFQLRQGTYQFLIEQVSRGDIDIAFIGPVPRDHDRIDGEILFTESFSALVPVAHRFAERERLHLKDLQSEQFVLFPEGYKLRQLVMDGCKKAGFVPTVSSEGEDLDAIKGLVAAGIGITILPESTFYDATPRMTAKIPITFPEVRRSVGIIMPRERQVAPSERLFYEFVREFFSRLQQFR; translated from the coding sequence ATGGAATTGCGTCAACTGCGCTATTTTATCGAGGTTGCCAAGCGAGAGCATATGTCTGAAGCAGCTGAATATTTACTTGTTGCACAGTCCGCCATCAGCCGGCAAATCAGTAATTTAGAGGATGAACTTGGAGTGGATCTGTTTGAACGGGAAGGCAGAAATGTCAAATTGACTAAAATCGGGCGCACCTTCCTCTCTCATATTGAAACAGCTATGCAAGCAATCGATTATGCCAAAAAGCAAATCGACGAACATTTGGATCCGGAGCGCGGGTCTATCAAAATCGGCTTTCCAACGAGCTTGGCTGGGCAGCTTTTGCCGACAGTTATCTATTCATTCAAAGAAGCTTATCCGAATATCCAGTTCCAGCTACGCCAGGGAACGTATCAATTTTTAATTGAACAAGTGTCCCGCGGTGATATCGATATTGCTTTTATTGGCCCTGTGCCGAGGGATCACGATCGAATTGATGGAGAAATTCTGTTTACAGAGAGCTTTTCTGCGCTCGTTCCAGTCGCTCACCGATTTGCAGAACGTGAGCGGCTGCATCTGAAGGATTTGCAGAGCGAGCAGTTCGTACTTTTCCCTGAAGGTTATAAACTGCGCCAGCTTGTGATGGATGGATGCAAAAAAGCTGGATTTGTACCGACTGTATCATCAGAAGGGGAAGATCTGGACGCTATAAAAGGACTCGTAGCAGCCGGCATCGGCATCACTATTTTGCCGGAAAGTACATTCTATGATGCTACGCCCAGGATGACTGCGAAAATTCCAATTACGTTTCCCGAAGTAAGGAGATCGGTCGGTATCATCATGCCGCGAGAAAGACAAGTAGCGCCATCCGAAAGGTTATTCTACGAATTTGTCCGGGAATTCTTTTCCCGTTTACAGCAATTCAGATGA
- the gltB gene encoding glutamate synthase large subunit: protein MAFHFLPKAQGLYRPEFEHDACGIGLYAHMKGKAAHYIVQKGLQLLCQLDHRGGQGSDPASGDGAGIMVQLPHRYFSEKTEFSLPEPGSYGVAMIFFNTQDAQQEELESKISAFVEAEGQHVIGWRTVPVDDTHIGIMAKDVKPFVRQLFVGKGENTEIGLPFERKLYVIRKQAENEAKEMQQHLYFASFSSETIVYKGMLTSVQVDQFYLDLQDPLFESAFALVHSRFSTNTFPSWERAHPNRYLIHNGEINTLQGNVNWMRARQKQLVSKAFGKDTEKILPILDTDGSDSSIMDNAFEFFVLAGRKPAHAAMMMIPEPWDKNPYMDKEKRAFYAYHSTLMEPWDGPTAISFTNGKQIGAVLDRNGLRPGRYYVTKDDHLILSSEVGVLDVEEENVLSKDRLSPGKMLLLDMEQGRLIPDEEIKQEMAAEAPYQQWLDENIVELHDQTVSDDSAVEDLITKQKAFGYTYEDVQKYIVPLVSEGKDPIGAMGNDTPLAVLSDRPQSLFFYFKQLFAQVTNPPIDAYREQIVTSTLSYLGKEGNLLHPDETNCKRIKLASPVITNNQLEQLVSEPSGNFKLQEIHTLFGENLKKSMERIFQEAEDAISKGVSVLVLTDRLMSDIYVPIPTLLAVSGLHQHLVRKGLRTKVSLIASAGEVREVHHVATLLGYGADAIHPYLAYATLKESIDNGDIALTYPEAVRQYAAAMTEGVVKVMSKMGISTVQSYRGAQIFEAVGISHGVISKYFTGTTSQLDGIDLKTIAEEAKKRHHAAYKSTTTALETGSEYQWRKNGEHHAFNPKTIHTLQWACRRDNYELFKEYTEAADKERLGFLRNLFDFKKSNPIPIEEVESVESIVTRFKTGAMSFGSISEEAHEALAIAMNRLGGKSNSGEGGENAKRYTLDENGDSRRSAIKQIASGRFGVMSSYLVQANELQIKVAQGAKPGEGGQLPGKKVYPWVADVRKSTPGVGLISPPPHHDIYSIEDLAQLIHDLKNANSDARISVKLVAKGGVGTIAAGVAKGAADVIVISGYDGGTGASPKTSIKHAGLPWEIGLAEAHQTLMLNGLRDRVRLETDGKLMTGRDVVMAALLGAEEYGFATAPLVVLGCVMMRVCHIDTCPVGIATQNPELRKKFMGDPDHVVNFMTFIAQEVREIMAGLGFRTMEEMVGRTDVLEVSERAQSHWKAGQLDLSRLLHQIDGARTYNTPQNHKIDIALDTTDILPHLEKALSGKEQVNLELPIRNINRVAGTLAGSEISRKFAEAGLPEDTVNLHFNGSAGQSFGAFTPKGMTLKVTGDANDYVGKGLSGAKLIVKKPAGFQVSAAQHVIAGNVALYGATSGEAYINGMAGERFAVRNSGATAVVEGIGEHGCEYMTGGKVVILGEVGKNFAAGMSGGIAYIHTADREAFKQLCNTEMIDFEQLSDEREIAELRSTIEKHAAYTDSEKASFILENWEAELAYFVKVIPIDYRSMMHQIDAQRELGLSQEEAVMEAFVLKNQQPKPVKESEKPAAVH from the coding sequence ATGGCATTTCATTTCCTACCAAAAGCACAAGGCTTATACCGACCGGAATTTGAGCACGACGCGTGCGGAATCGGTTTGTACGCGCATATGAAAGGTAAAGCCGCCCATTATATTGTCCAAAAAGGATTGCAGCTGCTGTGTCAGCTGGATCACCGCGGCGGGCAAGGGAGCGATCCTGCATCAGGTGACGGAGCAGGTATCATGGTGCAGCTGCCACACCGTTATTTTTCCGAAAAGACTGAATTTTCGTTACCGGAGCCTGGTTCATACGGCGTTGCCATGATTTTCTTCAACACACAGGATGCGCAGCAGGAAGAGCTGGAAAGTAAAATCAGTGCCTTTGTAGAAGCAGAAGGTCAGCACGTAATCGGCTGGCGCACGGTACCTGTCGATGACACGCACATCGGCATTATGGCGAAGGATGTAAAACCTTTCGTCCGTCAGCTTTTCGTCGGCAAAGGAGAGAACACAGAAATAGGTCTTCCATTCGAGCGTAAGCTGTACGTCATCCGCAAACAGGCGGAAAATGAAGCGAAAGAAATGCAGCAGCATCTGTATTTTGCCAGCTTTTCCAGTGAGACGATCGTCTATAAAGGAATGCTGACTTCTGTGCAAGTGGATCAGTTCTACTTGGACTTGCAGGACCCATTATTCGAAAGTGCATTTGCACTTGTACACTCCCGTTTCAGTACAAATACATTCCCAAGCTGGGAACGGGCCCATCCAAACCGCTACCTGATTCATAATGGAGAGATCAATACACTGCAAGGGAACGTCAACTGGATGCGTGCCCGCCAAAAGCAGTTAGTATCGAAAGCATTCGGCAAAGACACAGAAAAGATCCTGCCGATTCTGGATACAGACGGAAGCGATTCTTCCATCATGGATAATGCTTTTGAGTTCTTCGTGCTTGCTGGCCGTAAACCGGCTCATGCTGCGATGATGATGATTCCTGAACCATGGGATAAGAACCCCTATATGGATAAGGAAAAACGCGCTTTTTACGCTTATCATAGCACATTGATGGAACCATGGGATGGCCCGACAGCCATTTCATTTACGAATGGAAAACAAATTGGTGCGGTTCTTGACCGTAATGGTCTGCGTCCAGGACGTTATTACGTAACGAAAGATGACCATCTCATCCTATCTTCAGAGGTAGGCGTGCTTGATGTAGAAGAAGAGAACGTCCTATCGAAAGATCGTCTTAGCCCTGGCAAGATGCTTCTACTGGATATGGAGCAAGGCCGTTTGATTCCTGATGAGGAAATAAAGCAGGAAATGGCAGCAGAAGCACCTTATCAGCAGTGGCTGGATGAGAACATTGTGGAACTCCATGATCAGACTGTTTCTGACGATAGCGCTGTTGAGGACCTTATTACAAAACAAAAAGCTTTCGGTTACACATATGAAGATGTGCAGAAGTATATTGTTCCGCTTGTATCAGAAGGCAAAGACCCAATCGGGGCTATGGGGAATGACACACCGTTAGCCGTGCTGTCTGACCGCCCGCAATCATTGTTCTTTTATTTCAAGCAGCTGTTTGCTCAGGTAACGAACCCGCCGATTGATGCTTATCGGGAGCAAATCGTTACAAGCACGCTATCTTATCTTGGAAAAGAAGGCAATCTGCTGCATCCGGATGAAACGAATTGCAAACGGATCAAGTTAGCTTCACCAGTTATTACGAACAATCAGCTGGAACAACTAGTTTCTGAACCGAGCGGCAATTTCAAGCTGCAGGAAATTCATACATTGTTCGGAGAAAATCTGAAGAAGAGTATGGAACGAATTTTCCAGGAAGCAGAGGATGCGATCAGCAAAGGTGTCAGTGTACTCGTGCTGACAGATCGCCTCATGTCTGATATCTATGTTCCGATTCCAACCTTGCTTGCTGTAAGCGGCTTGCATCAGCATCTTGTACGGAAAGGTCTTCGTACGAAGGTCAGTTTGATTGCATCAGCCGGAGAAGTTCGCGAAGTGCATCATGTGGCTACGCTTCTAGGTTATGGTGCAGATGCTATTCATCCATATTTAGCATACGCAACCCTGAAGGAAAGCATTGATAATGGCGATATCGCGCTGACTTATCCGGAAGCCGTCAGACAATATGCAGCAGCAATGACTGAGGGTGTTGTCAAGGTGATGTCCAAGATGGGTATCAGTACCGTGCAAAGCTACCGCGGCGCACAAATTTTCGAAGCAGTCGGTATCAGTCATGGTGTTATTTCCAAGTACTTCACAGGAACAACATCCCAGCTTGATGGAATCGACTTAAAGACGATAGCTGAAGAAGCGAAAAAACGCCACCATGCAGCTTATAAATCAACAACCACAGCCTTGGAAACAGGCAGTGAATACCAATGGCGTAAAAACGGCGAGCATCATGCGTTCAACCCGAAAACGATCCATACGCTACAATGGGCATGCCGCCGTGATAACTATGAGCTGTTCAAGGAATACACCGAAGCTGCCGATAAAGAACGGCTCGGTTTCCTTCGTAACTTATTCGATTTCAAGAAGTCCAATCCGATTCCGATTGAAGAAGTCGAATCGGTTGAAAGCATTGTGACACGCTTCAAGACAGGTGCTATGTCATTCGGCTCGATCAGTGAAGAAGCACATGAAGCATTAGCCATCGCGATGAACCGTCTAGGCGGAAAAAGTAATAGTGGTGAGGGTGGCGAAAACGCGAAGCGCTATACGCTAGATGAAAACGGAGATTCCCGCCGAAGTGCCATCAAGCAGATTGCTTCTGGCCGTTTCGGAGTTATGAGCTCTTATCTAGTGCAGGCAAATGAGCTTCAAATCAAAGTGGCGCAAGGTGCAAAACCTGGGGAAGGCGGACAGCTGCCAGGAAAGAAAGTGTATCCATGGGTTGCAGACGTTCGAAAATCGACTCCAGGAGTTGGTTTGATTTCTCCACCTCCGCATCATGATATCTACAGCATCGAGGATCTGGCTCAGCTCATCCACGACTTAAAAAATGCGAATAGTGATGCAAGAATCAGTGTTAAATTAGTTGCCAAAGGCGGCGTCGGCACAATTGCTGCTGGTGTAGCAAAAGGTGCCGCAGATGTCATCGTCATCAGTGGTTATGACGGCGGAACAGGAGCATCACCGAAAACTAGCATCAAGCACGCTGGTCTGCCATGGGAGATCGGATTGGCGGAAGCACACCAGACACTTATGCTGAATGGTTTGCGTGACCGTGTCCGTTTGGAGACTGACGGTAAATTGATGACTGGCCGTGATGTTGTCATGGCAGCATTGCTCGGAGCAGAGGAGTACGGATTTGCAACAGCGCCATTAGTTGTTCTTGGCTGTGTTATGATGCGTGTTTGTCATATCGACACATGTCCAGTTGGTATCGCGACGCAAAACCCTGAGCTTCGTAAGAAATTCATGGGGGACCCGGATCATGTCGTAAACTTCATGACATTCATCGCACAGGAAGTTAGAGAAATCATGGCTGGGCTTGGTTTCCGCACAATGGAGGAAATGGTCGGTCGTACAGATGTACTTGAAGTTTCGGAACGAGCACAATCGCATTGGAAAGCAGGACAGCTGGATTTAAGCAGATTGCTGCATCAAATCGATGGAGCTCGGACTTACAATACGCCGCAGAACCATAAGATCGATATCGCATTGGATACGACAGATATCCTGCCGCATCTTGAAAAAGCATTATCTGGCAAGGAGCAAGTGAATCTGGAGCTTCCAATTCGCAATATCAACCGTGTAGCCGGAACACTTGCTGGCAGTGAAATCAGCAGGAAATTTGCTGAAGCAGGGCTTCCGGAAGACACTGTTAATCTGCATTTCAATGGTTCAGCTGGACAGAGCTTTGGTGCATTTACACCGAAGGGTATGACCTTGAAAGTTACGGGAGATGCCAATGACTATGTTGGTAAAGGTTTGTCCGGCGCGAAATTGATCGTCAAGAAACCAGCTGGATTCCAAGTATCCGCTGCGCAGCACGTTATTGCCGGTAATGTTGCATTGTATGGTGCGACTTCTGGTGAAGCATATATCAACGGCATGGCAGGTGAACGGTTCGCTGTCCGAAATAGTGGAGCAACAGCTGTTGTAGAAGGAATCGGGGAGCATGGCTGTGAATATATGACTGGCGGTAAGGTTGTCATACTCGGTGAGGTTGGCAAAAACTTTGCTGCGGGAATGTCGGGCGGAATTGCCTACATTCATACAGCTGACCGGGAAGCATTCAAACAGCTTTGCAATACGGAAATGATCGACTTTGAACAATTGTCTGATGAGAGAGAGATCGCAGAGCTTCGCAGCACGATTGAGAAGCATGCTGCTTACACAGATAGCGAAAAAGCATCTTTCATCCTG
- the msrA gene encoding peptide-methionine (S)-S-oxide reductase MsrA has protein sequence MTTKFAKATFAGGCFWCMVKPFDQWDGVESVISGYTGGHVENPTYEQVKTGTTGHYEAVEITYDPTKITYQQILDLYWPQIDPTDAGGQFQDRGDQYRTAIFYHDDVQEELAQFSKKALEESGKFKQPVVTEILPAAVFYPAEDYHQDFYKKEKEAYEEDRAKSGRDEFIEEHWNK, from the coding sequence ATGACAACAAAATTTGCCAAAGCTACATTCGCAGGAGGATGCTTCTGGTGTATGGTGAAGCCTTTTGATCAATGGGACGGCGTCGAATCCGTCATCTCCGGTTATACAGGCGGACACGTCGAAAATCCGACTTACGAACAAGTGAAAACAGGTACGACAGGACATTATGAAGCTGTCGAAATTACGTATGATCCTACAAAAATAACATATCAGCAAATACTGGACCTATATTGGCCGCAAATCGACCCTACCGATGCAGGCGGACAGTTCCAAGATCGCGGTGACCAATACCGTACAGCTATCTTCTATCACGATGATGTGCAGGAAGAACTAGCCCAATTCTCGAAGAAAGCACTTGAAGAAAGCGGCAAGTTCAAGCAGCCGGTCGTAACGGAAATCTTGCCGGCAGCTGTTTTCTATCCTGCTGAGGACTATCATCAGGATTTTTATAAGAAAGAAAAAGAAGCATATGAGGAAGACCGTGCTAAATCTGGCCGTGATGAATTCATAGAGGAACATTGGAATAAATAA